Proteins found in one Epinephelus fuscoguttatus linkage group LG4, E.fuscoguttatus.final_Chr_v1 genomic segment:
- the LOC125886817 gene encoding histone H2B 1/2-like, whose protein sequence is MPETTVKAPKKGSKKAVSKSVSKTGKKKRRTRKESYAIYVYKVLKQVHPDTGISSKAMGIMNSFVSDIFERITGEASRLAHYNKRSTITSREIQTAVRLLLPGELAKHAVSEGTKAVTKYTSSK, encoded by the coding sequence ATGCCTGAAACCACCGTGAAAGCGCCCAAGAAGGGCTCAAAGAAAGCTGTGTCCAAGAGTGTCAGCAAGACTGGCAAAAAGAAGAGAAGGACCAGGAAGGAAAGCTACGCCATCTACGTGTACAAGGTACTGAAGCAGGTCCACCCCGACACTGGCATCTCGTCCAAGGCTATGGGCATCATGAACTCGTTTGTGAGCGACATCTTTGAGCGCATCACCGGTGAGGCCTCCCGTCTGGCTCACTACAACAAGCGCTCCACCATCACTTCCAGGGAGATCCAGACCGCCGTCCGCCTGCTGCTGCCCGGTGAGCTGGCCAAGCACGCAGTGTCTGAGGGCACCAAGGCCGTCACCAAGTACACCAGCTCCAAGTAA
- the LOC125886801 gene encoding histone H2A-like isoform X2 produces MSGRGKTGGKARAKAKTRSSRAGLQFPVGRVHRLLRKGNYAERVGAGAPVYLAAVLEYLTAEILELAGNAARDNKKTRIIPRHLQLAVRNDEELNKLLGGVTIAQGGVLPNIQAVLLPKKTEKAKAQDH; encoded by the coding sequence atgagtggccGCGGAAAAACTGGTGGAAAAGCCAGAGCCAAGGCAAAGACCCGCTCCTCCCGTGCTGGGCTCCAGTTCCCAGTCGGCCGTGTCCACAGGCTGCTGCGCAAAGGAAACTATGCGGAGCGTGTCGGTGCCGGCGCCCCCGTCTACCTGGCGGCTGTGCTGGAGTACCTGACCGCTGAGATCCTGGAGTTGGCTGGAAACGCTGCCCGCGACAACAAGAAGACCCGTATCATCCCCCGTCACCTGCAGCTGGCTGTCCGCAACGACGAGGAGCTCAACAAGCTACTGGGCGGAGTGACCATCGCTCAGGGCGGCGTGCTGCCCAACATCCAGGCTGTTCTGCTGCCCAAGAAGACCGAGAAGGCC
- the LOC125886801 gene encoding histone H2A-like isoform X1, with amino-acid sequence MSGRGKTGGKARAKAKTRSSRAGLQFPVGRVHRLLRKGNYAERVGAGAPVYLAAVLEYLTAEILELAGNAARDNKKTRIIPRHLQLAVRNDEELNKLLGGVTIAQGGVLPNIQAVLLPKKTEKAAKSK; translated from the coding sequence atgagtggccGCGGAAAAACTGGTGGAAAAGCCAGAGCCAAGGCAAAGACCCGCTCCTCCCGTGCTGGGCTCCAGTTCCCAGTCGGCCGTGTCCACAGGCTGCTGCGCAAAGGAAACTATGCGGAGCGTGTCGGTGCCGGCGCCCCCGTCTACCTGGCGGCTGTGCTGGAGTACCTGACCGCTGAGATCCTGGAGTTGGCTGGAAACGCTGCCCGCGACAACAAGAAGACCCGTATCATCCCCCGTCACCTGCAGCTGGCTGTCCGCAACGACGAGGAGCTCAACAAGCTACTGGGCGGAGTGACCATCGCTCAGGGCGGCGTGCTGCCCAACATCCAGGCTGTTCTGCTGCCCAAGAAGACCGAGAAGGCCGCCAAGTCCAAGTAA
- the LOC125886809 gene encoding histone H2B 1/2-like encodes MPETTVKAPKKGSKKAVSKSVSKSGKKKRRTRKESYAIYVYKVLKQVHPDTGISSKAMGIMNSFVSDIFERIAGEASRLAHYNKRSTITSREIQTAVRLLLPGELAKHAVSEGTKAVTKYTSSK; translated from the coding sequence ATGCCTGAAACCACCGTGAAAGCGCCCAAGAAGGGCTCAAAGAAAGCCGTGTCTAAGAGCGTCAGCAAGAGCGgcaagaagaagagaaggactAGGAAAGAGAGCTATGCTATCTACGTGTACAAGGTGCTGAAGCAGGTCCACCCTGACACCGGTATTTCGTCCAAGGCCATGGGCATCATGAACTCGTTTGTGAGCGACATCTTTGAGCGCATCGCCGGTGAGGCCTCCCGTCTGGCTCACTACAACAAGCGCTCCACCATCACTTCCAGGGAGATCCAGACCGCCGTCCGCCTGCTGCTGCCCGGTGAGCTGGCCAAGCACGCAGTGTCTGAGGGCACCAAGGCCGTCACCAAGTACACCAGCTCCAAGTAA